The following are encoded in a window of Salmo trutta chromosome 9, fSalTru1.1, whole genome shotgun sequence genomic DNA:
- the LOC115199961 gene encoding protein GUCD1 isoform X2, protein MSGDAILLNVPVIRQLYHWDCGLACARMVLKYLHPVSDEEFQGACWELELTESVWTIDLAYLLCQLGVRYRFCTQTLGVDKGFRNQSFYKKHFDTEEDRVNKLFLKAESKSVVVKQCSVTIQEIQEHVDQSHVAIVLVNAVVLVCELCSSPVKYCCFLPVGQKCFCRKPEYQGHFVVVCGFNRSSGCIFYNNPAYSDRVCCTSISNFEEARMSYGTDEDILFIFKES, encoded by the exons ATGTCAG GTGATGCCATTCTGCTGAATGTACCTGTCATTCGGCAGCTGTACCACTGGGACTGTGGATTAGCCTGCGCAAGAATGGTTTTGAA GTACCTCCACCCTGTGAGTGATGAGGAGTTTCAGGGTGCTTGCTGGGAGCTGGAGCTGACGGAGAGCGTGTGGACAATTGACTTGGCCTACCTCCTGTGCCAGCTGGGGGTCAGGTACCGCTTCTGCACTCAGACACTGGGTGTTGACAAGGGCTTCAGGAATCAG TCCTTCTACAAAAAGCATTTTGACAcggaggaagacagagtgaacAAACTCTTCCTTAAGGCTGAGAGCAAGAGTGTCGTGGTGAAACAATG CTCTGTGACAATTCAGGAAATCCAGGAACATGTTGACCAGAGCCATGTGGCCATAGTGCTGGTCAACGCTGTGGTTCTGGTGTGTGAACTCTGCTCTTCGCCTGTCAAGTACTGCTGTTTCCTGCCTGTGGGCCAGAAGTGCTTCTGCAGGAAGCCAGAATACCAGGGTCACTTCGTGGTGGTGTGCGGCTTCAACCGGAGCAGCGGCTGCATCTTCTACAACAACCCTGCCTACTCAGACC GCGTGTGTTGCACCAGCATTAGTAACTTTGAAGAGGCTCGAATGAGCTACGGGACAGATGAGGATATTCTGTTCATCTTCAAGGAGAGCTGA
- the LOC115199961 gene encoding protein GUCD1 isoform X1, with protein MSGDAILLNVPVIRQLYHWDCGLACARMVLKYGNISSYTLHTRYLHPVSDEEFQGACWELELTESVWTIDLAYLLCQLGVRYRFCTQTLGVDKGFRNQSFYKKHFDTEEDRVNKLFLKAESKSVVVKQCSVTIQEIQEHVDQSHVAIVLVNAVVLVCELCSSPVKYCCFLPVGQKCFCRKPEYQGHFVVVCGFNRSSGCIFYNNPAYSDRVCCTSISNFEEARMSYGTDEDILFIFKES; from the exons ATGTCAG GTGATGCCATTCTGCTGAATGTACCTGTCATTCGGCAGCTGTACCACTGGGACTGTGGATTAGCCTGCGCAAGAATGGTTTTGAAGTACGGGAACATTTCATCATATACTTTACATACACG GTACCTCCACCCTGTGAGTGATGAGGAGTTTCAGGGTGCTTGCTGGGAGCTGGAGCTGACGGAGAGCGTGTGGACAATTGACTTGGCCTACCTCCTGTGCCAGCTGGGGGTCAGGTACCGCTTCTGCACTCAGACACTGGGTGTTGACAAGGGCTTCAGGAATCAG TCCTTCTACAAAAAGCATTTTGACAcggaggaagacagagtgaacAAACTCTTCCTTAAGGCTGAGAGCAAGAGTGTCGTGGTGAAACAATG CTCTGTGACAATTCAGGAAATCCAGGAACATGTTGACCAGAGCCATGTGGCCATAGTGCTGGTCAACGCTGTGGTTCTGGTGTGTGAACTCTGCTCTTCGCCTGTCAAGTACTGCTGTTTCCTGCCTGTGGGCCAGAAGTGCTTCTGCAGGAAGCCAGAATACCAGGGTCACTTCGTGGTGGTGTGCGGCTTCAACCGGAGCAGCGGCTGCATCTTCTACAACAACCCTGCCTACTCAGACC GCGTGTGTTGCACCAGCATTAGTAACTTTGAAGAGGCTCGAATGAGCTACGGGACAGATGAGGATATTCTGTTCATCTTCAAGGAGAGCTGA
- the LOC115199961 gene encoding protein GUCD1 isoform X3, with product MVLKYGNISSYTLHTRYLHPVSDEEFQGACWELELTESVWTIDLAYLLCQLGVRYRFCTQTLGVDKGFRNQSFYKKHFDTEEDRVNKLFLKAESKSVVVKQCSVTIQEIQEHVDQSHVAIVLVNAVVLVCELCSSPVKYCCFLPVGQKCFCRKPEYQGHFVVVCGFNRSSGCIFYNNPAYSDRVCCTSISNFEEARMSYGTDEDILFIFKES from the exons ATGGTTTTGAAGTACGGGAACATTTCATCATATACTTTACATACACG GTACCTCCACCCTGTGAGTGATGAGGAGTTTCAGGGTGCTTGCTGGGAGCTGGAGCTGACGGAGAGCGTGTGGACAATTGACTTGGCCTACCTCCTGTGCCAGCTGGGGGTCAGGTACCGCTTCTGCACTCAGACACTGGGTGTTGACAAGGGCTTCAGGAATCAG TCCTTCTACAAAAAGCATTTTGACAcggaggaagacagagtgaacAAACTCTTCCTTAAGGCTGAGAGCAAGAGTGTCGTGGTGAAACAATG CTCTGTGACAATTCAGGAAATCCAGGAACATGTTGACCAGAGCCATGTGGCCATAGTGCTGGTCAACGCTGTGGTTCTGGTGTGTGAACTCTGCTCTTCGCCTGTCAAGTACTGCTGTTTCCTGCCTGTGGGCCAGAAGTGCTTCTGCAGGAAGCCAGAATACCAGGGTCACTTCGTGGTGGTGTGCGGCTTCAACCGGAGCAGCGGCTGCATCTTCTACAACAACCCTGCCTACTCAGACC GCGTGTGTTGCACCAGCATTAGTAACTTTGAAGAGGCTCGAATGAGCTACGGGACAGATGAGGATATTCTGTTCATCTTCAAGGAGAGCTGA
- the upb1 gene encoding beta-ureidopropionase gives MSGSEFESLEKILEKHIPDQELKEVKRILFGKETKKLVLPACAVEAALEGDFELQGYMFEASMEQLRTPRTVRVGLIQNRIVLPTDAPVLDQITALHKRIGEMVDVAAMCGVNIVCFQEAWTMPFAFCTREKEPWTEFAESAEEGYTTRFCQELAKKYNMVVISPILEREEVHNVLWNTAVVVSNSGSVLGKTRKNHIPRVGDFNESTYYMEGNTGHKVFQTQFGRIAVNICYGRHHPLNWFMYSMNGAEIIFNPSATVGGLSEPMWSIEARNAAIANHCFTCGINRVGTEHFNNEFTSGDGKKAHQDFGYFYGSSYVAAPDGSRSPGLSRTRDGLLVTEMDLNLTRQISDKWSFKMTGRYAEYAEELTRATKQDFKPNIIKE, from the exons ATGTCGGGGTCTGAGTTTGAATCTCTGGAGAAGATATTGGAGAAACATATTCCAGATCAGGAACTGAAAGAAGTTAAACGAATCTTGTTTGGAAAAGAAACCAA GAAGTTGGTTCTACCAGCATGTGCAGTGGAGGCAGCTTTGGAGGGGGACTTTGAGCTTCAGGGGTACATGTTTGAAGCTTCCATGGAGCAGCTCAGGACCCCGAGAACTGTCCGGGTGGGCCTCATTCAAAACCGCATCGTCCTGCCCACTGATGCCCCTGTCCTGGATCAG ATCACAGCGCTCCACAAAAGGATTGGTGAGATGGTGGATGTGGCGGCCATGTGTGGGGTCAACATTGTCTGCTTTCAGGAGGCCTGGA CTATGCCCTTTGCTTTCTGTACCCGGGAGAAAGAACCGTGGACAGAATTTGCTGAGTCTGCAGAAGAAGGATACACTACCCGCTTCTGCcaagag CTGGCAAAGAAATACAATATGGTAGTGATATCGCCCATTTTGGAGCGAGAGGAGGTACACAACGTTCTGTGGAACACGGCAGTTGTGGTCTCTAACTCGGGCAGCGTGCTGGGTAAAACCAGGAAGAATCACATTCCCCGAGTGGGAGACTTCAacgag TCCACATATTACATGGAGGGAAACACTGGCCACAAAGTGTTTCAGACTCAGTTTGGAAGGATTGCTGTGAACATCTGCTATGGGCGCCATCATCCTCTCAACTGGTTCATGTACAGCATGAATGGAGCAGAGATCATCTTCAACCCCTCTGCAACTGTTGGAGGACTCAGTGAGCCCATGTGGTCAATCGAGGCTAGGAATGCAGCTATAGCAAACCACTGCTTCACCTGTGGAATCAACCGTGTTGGGACA GAGCACTTTAACAATGAGTTCACCTCTGGGGATGGAAAAAAAG CTCACCAAGATTTCGGGTACTTCTATGGGTCAAGCTATGTGGCTGCTCCGGATGGCAGCCGCTCACCAGGCCTGTCCAGAACCCGTGACGGACTCCTTGTGACCGAAATGGACCTCAACCTGACCAGGCAAATCAGTGACAAATGGAGTTTTAAG ATGACTGGGAGGTATGCAGAGTATGCAGAGGAGCTCACCAGGGCCACCAAGCAGGACTTCAAACCCAACATTATCAAGGAGTAG